The genomic window CGAGTTCGTCGCGCAGCGACTCCTTGAGCTTGGCGTCGAGCGCGGCCAGCGGTTCGTCGAGCAGCAGCACGCGCGGGCGCACGGCAACCGCGCGCGCCAGGGCCACGCGTTGGCGCTGGCCGCCCGAGAGCTCGGCGGGACGCTTGTTTTCAAGCCCGCCAAGCCGAGTCAGGTCGACCAACTCGCCCACGGCGCGCTTTTCCTCTTCGGGCGCCACGCCGCGAATGCGAAGGCCATAGCCGATGTTGGCGGCCACCGTCATCTGCGGAAAGAGCGCGTAACTCTGAAACACCATGCCCACGCCGCGATGCTCCACCGGCCGCCGCGTCACGTCCTGTCCACCGAACACGATGCGGCTGCCTTCGTCGGGTGCTTCGAGCCCCGCGATCAGCCGCAGCAGCGTGGTCTTGCCGCAACCCGAAGGCCCGAGCAGCGCAAGCACTTCTCCGGCCTCCACGTGCAGGTCGGTCGGTAGCAGGCCGCGCGTGCCGTCGGCGTAAGTCTTCGCGCAGTTGGCGATGTCGATAGGAATGCGTTCAAGTTCCATGGCGTTTCTGGATCAGGTTGGCAAGGTACTGCAAGCCCCACAGCACGGGCAGGATCAC from Variovorax paradoxus includes these protein-coding regions:
- a CDS encoding ABC transporter ATP-binding protein, giving the protein MELERIPIDIANCAKTYADGTRGLLPTDLHVEAGEVLALLGPSGCGKTTLLRLIAGLEAPDEGSRIVFGGQDVTRRPVEHRGVGMVFQSYALFPQMTVAANIGYGLRIRGVAPEEEKRAVGELVDLTRLGGLENKRPAELSGGQRQRVALARAVAVRPRVLLLDEPLAALDAKLKESLRDELAELLRRLHITAIHVTHDQQEALAIADRLAVMSAGRIVQVGRGEELYRAPSHPFVAKFLGRVNRLVREPDAIAQGVVRLGGSTLPCPPAWRDHAMLLVRPEDVEVNAPRPDWGLAAVERRTFLGDRVQLHLRMQDQSLLVADVGRDTPFGPGDPVGLRIQPDRLMTSQETSA